In Mangifera indica cultivar Alphonso chromosome 14, CATAS_Mindica_2.1, whole genome shotgun sequence, the DNA window AACACAATAAGCATTTTTATACAAGAAATTGAGAGGGGAAAAATTGTATAACTGTTGCCAACTGTCACATGTAATCTGAACCATTCACCAGAATCTAATCAGACTGTCACCAGAAAACAATCTTCGATACTGTCAGATCGTTTATCCGTGCGGCCAATTCTCTGATGAGAGAACTTTAAACTTCTGCTTTTGCAATCTTTCCTTTCGAAAGAGACAGACCTGCTCTTATTCATTGCTACATTTTAATGACACGGTGCGTTTTGTCAAAGCACACCGTTTTACTCAACTTTTAATACTTCCCGTCATTTTACCTTACAGCTCCTCTACTTCCCTCCGGCAGTTTTCTTTTTAACGCCACCTCAACTTCTTGCTTTCCACACTTAATTTTGCTCTTCACGGTACATACATgctataaattattttgtattaatttttttaatttaatttgcttcCTTATGGGGGATTCATAGTTCATTTTCAGCAAAATGAGAGttgtttgattgtttgaataaataaaattctatatgATGTGGGTATGTGAACGTGAGAATACTAATTCTTAAGCTAGCTTTCGATTTGCGTGAGGCACAAGAGATTCAACAAATGGTACGCAGAAAAGTCTCTTTATCTACCCAGCTTTGGCGTGAGAGAATTCCAATAACagttattattaattaagattttaaagaaATGCATTCTCATAGCAAATTGCAGTACAAAAAGACAACACgtatcaaaaaattctttaacattTTTGCCTGTCTATTCTCtataacatattttaattgCCAAAACAACTATCGGGCAGAACGAAACCACGAGTACAGCCATCAACATGGCTACATAATGCTTTAGCTGGTTGATTCTTATAAGTCAGATTCAAATCTTCCAACGTTATCCCAGAACATGGATTCTGCCAGCTGCAATTAAACTTCACACCCACTTCAGTTGCAGATGTTCCAATTATATCTTGGTATGTCACATTACTTATTTTGATTCCTGAAACCTGTTGCATGAACAAAAATGGTATAGTGTAAGAATTTCAACGTCGGAAATAGCCTTATAAAGGGTAAATTTTTGTCCAGAATAATAAACTTGTGACGTTCTTACCTGATCTGGGCATTTTTCCTTATGGTCACAGTAATTTTGATCAATAATAACAGGATTCTTGACATTGTTCAtggtggcattttgaaaaagAATGTCACTAACGAAACCACTGCTAGGTTTCGCCCAAGTTTTGATCCTCACTCCATTATCAGTACCTGTAAAATTCACATTTTTAACTGTCACATTTCGCACACCACTCTCATCTTCTTCCTTGCCAAGACTGCCAATACTGTAACAACATCACAGCAATTGTCAACACCCGGGAataatcatcttcatctctctAAATATATTGTTACATTTATAAAAGTTTTACCTAATCCCATGGCCTGGGCCACAAGCAACACCCTCAACCCATAAATTGTTAGTACCGGGGCCAATTGACACACAATCGTCACCAGTGCCAATGTAAGAGTTCGTGATAGTGACATTGCTTGAAAATCCCACATGAATTCCATCGGTGTTAGGGCTGTCCCATGGAGCTGAAATCGTAACTCTTTGCAAATTCACATTGTCGCATTTATAGATAACTATATGAAACATCTGGCTATTTATCAACGATAACCCATATATCCCACTATTATTTGAGTTCATAAACTTTAGTGTCTGCAcataaacacaagaaaaatattttgaaaagctTTCAAGAAATTTCAACAAGCTAGAAATTTATTATGTACACAAAACCTTTGACTTACAGTGCCGCCCATAGGGCAACTTTTCCCTGTCCTTTTGCAGGTCCACAATCTAGCACCTTGGCCATCAAGAGTACCACCACTAATCGAAACGCCATCAACAAGGTGAAAAACAAGCCAATAATCAGCATCTCCAATTAAGTTATAATCCGCTGGAGCCACAAGAGTGCCATCAATGCGTATGGTAATATTATTGTTCTTGCATCCACCTTCAAACTCAGTTTTTCCTAGCAAAAACCTCCCTTCTGGCACATAAATCGTTGCTGCCTCAGTCAAGCCACAAGCTTTAGTCCATGCATCAAGAAAGGCTTTTGATGAATCAGTTATGCCATCGGGTTTGGCTCCTAATCTGACCACATTGTAAGTCATAGGAATTGATATTGATGAATCAAAGAAAAGGATCAAAAGAAGAACTACAAGAATAAAAGAATTCATTTGTTTTGCCATTTCTTCTTGTTCAAATGGCTTATTGATGAAGTTAATTTGGCTTATTGCATGGATTATTTATAGGCAAGTTGATTTAAATCATGTTTGGAGAAAAGAAAGCTTGCCACATATAGAATATTTTAATGCATGAAGTAATCATTCTGTAATATTAGTGTACTCAGAAActtctaatttaatttccttATTGGTTTGGGAAAggatttaattagtaattaggaactttaatttgtttcttttttgtatGGAATTTGGGGTTGTGTCCATTAATATTTTCCCCTTATTTCTGTATTctttctaaattaatttcagtGCACACAGTATCTGAATATTATTAGGCATAAACATGTGGctatttattattgtcatattttacATGCAAAAGAACACATTGTTTACAGTATTgttgaattgtgtatcaaaaatttaattttttatattatgaatcgtgtataatattatattgtgtattcaaaacttaatttttattatcttgtatTGTATATAGTATTATATCGTCTcttgaaaaactaattttttttatcatatattgtaAACAGTATTGTATTATAGgctatgtttaaaaaaaataaaaaaaatttaacttttatattataatctttaaaaatgTCTCAAATACtccaaaattctaaaatttttctaatatattctTGATTGAAAGGATTGAATTCTAAGTTTTTCTTATTGGAGGAACTaaactttcttatttttttatgcaaaagaaatctaatttttactattttctattgaatataacaaacaaatacaattataatttttttttttttttttgctttattttgaaaGCAAGTTGGTTGGTTTTTTAATAGAAGATAGTGAAAAGTTTAATTCTTTCCATATGAAAGcttaaaaaatgtgattattCGATATCTTTAATTGTTGTTACCCCAAAAGAAAAACACTCCACATTATCAAATCTTAGATACCCTTAATCCATAGACTAAATcgatcaattaaattatatatatctataaaatttttaaaaaataatacatacatacatacatacttatatatgaAGATGCATGCAATTGCCACCACACAAAAATGTATGGATCATATTTGAAATacaaagtataaaataataagagagtttatggaatgaaaaatagaaatta includes these proteins:
- the LOC123196964 gene encoding polygalacturonase-like, translating into MAKQMNSFILVVLLLILFFDSSISIPMTYNVVRLGAKPDGITDSSKAFLDAWTKACGLTEAATIYVPEGRFLLGKTEFEGGCKNNNITIRIDGTLVAPADYNLIGDADYWLVFHLVDGVSISGGTLDGQGARLWTCKRTGKSCPMGGTTLKFMNSNNSGIYGLSLINSQMFHIVIYKCDNVNLQRVTISAPWDSPNTDGIHVGFSSNVTITNSYIGTGDDCVSIGPGTNNLWVEGVACGPGHGISIGSLGKEEDESGVRNVTVKNVNFTGTDNGVRIKTWAKPSSGFVSDILFQNATMNNVKNPVIIDQNYCDHKEKCPDQVSGIKISNVTYQDIIGTSATEVGVKFNCSWQNPCSGITLEDLNLTYKNQPAKALCSHVDGCTRGFVLPDSCFGN